The following coding sequences lie in one Flavobacterium sediminis genomic window:
- a CDS encoding PaaI family thioesterase, whose protein sequence is MSKAIQDLYPDNLAHCYGCGKNNPDGYQLKTYLVGDETIAHFTPEEKYTSIPGNVYGGLIASLLDCHGTGSAAAFACQAEGISLEEAPIPVRCVTASLKVDFKALTPMGVELELKGKLRSIEGRKIWVDMTLSANGTVCATGEILAIRLKD, encoded by the coding sequence ATGTCAAAAGCGATCCAAGACTTATATCCTGATAATTTAGCCCATTGCTACGGCTGCGGTAAAAATAACCCTGATGGCTATCAGCTTAAAACCTATTTAGTAGGTGATGAAACTATAGCTCATTTTACACCGGAAGAAAAATATACTTCTATTCCGGGAAATGTTTACGGCGGTTTGATCGCTTCGCTCTTAGATTGTCACGGCACCGGATCGGCTGCTGCTTTTGCCTGTCAGGCAGAAGGCATTTCTTTAGAAGAAGCTCCTATACCGGTTCGTTGTGTAACAGCTTCCTTAAAAGTTGATTTCAAAGCATTGACTCCTATGGGTGTTGAATTAGAACTGAAAGGTAAACTCCGAAGTATAGAAGGAAGAAAGATCTGGGTCGATATGACGCTGAGTGCCAACGGTACGGTTTGTGCCACAGGAGAAATTCTGGCAATCCGGTTAAAGGATTAG